In Thermocrinis minervae, a single genomic region encodes these proteins:
- a CDS encoding uroporphyrinogen-III synthase — MTKVLLTREEEDIERDRHIFESFGLEVVSLPLIETKYLPFEEPSDYDCIVFQSQKAVKAFLSRASIKESARVFAVGRKTAEILEKFGIKAQYPEEAYAEKLLEMIKGFGSCKIVVPRSEIGRDELIQGLKAIGFEVIDIHVYTTVPRIYPPEVVERKLKASDFVVFASPSSVHALFANLPKQKVTDLLEGKKVVCIGKTTKGAWVQETGMDCLIPEEQSMRSIALLIKDLARSLH; from the coding sequence GTGACTAAGGTACTCCTAACAAGAGAAGAGGAAGACATTGAAAGGGACAGGCACATCTTTGAAAGCTTTGGTCTTGAGGTAGTAAGCCTACCCCTGATAGAGACTAAGTATTTACCCTTTGAAGAGCCAAGTGACTATGATTGCATAGTCTTCCAAAGTCAAAAGGCGGTAAAGGCCTTTTTAAGTAGAGCAAGTATAAAGGAGTCTGCCAGGGTGTTTGCAGTAGGCAGGAAAACAGCGGAGATTCTTGAGAAGTTTGGTATTAAGGCACAGTATCCTGAAGAGGCCTATGCAGAAAAACTCCTGGAGATGATAAAAGGCTTTGGTTCATGTAAGATTGTAGTTCCTAGGTCTGAGATAGGAAGGGATGAGTTAATACAGGGTTTAAAAGCCATCGGCTTTGAGGTCATAGACATACACGTCTATACAACAGTTCCGAGGATCTATCCGCCGGAGGTGGTGGAGCGTAAACTGAAAGCTTCTGACTTCGTGGTCTTTGCCAGCCCATCTTCGGTACATGCACTTTTTGCAAATTTACCAAAACAAAAAGTTACAGACCTTCTAGAAGGCAAAAAAGTAGTATGCATTGGTAAAACTACCAAAGGAGCATGGGTCCAAGAAACAGGTATGGACTGTCTTATACCTGAAGAACAAAGCATGCGCTCCATAGCCCTCCTTATAAAGGATTTGGCACGAAGTTTGCACTAA
- the ruvX gene encoding Holliday junction resolvase RuvX — translation MKVLALDYGSKKIGVAIGDTELKIASPLTSFKNGEAFFSYFKNLVEQYNVSLVVVGLPLTLRGKEGQRAQEVKEFVRKLREYLKDSVQIVLWDERFTTKEAYSYIAQLPSKKRKEIKDAMAAYVILKEYLGLDG, via the coding sequence TTGAAAGTTTTAGCCCTGGACTACGGAAGCAAAAAGATAGGTGTAGCTATAGGAGACACAGAACTTAAGATAGCCTCACCTCTAACTTCTTTTAAGAACGGTGAGGCTTTTTTTTCTTACTTTAAAAACCTTGTAGAACAGTACAACGTCTCTTTAGTGGTAGTAGGTCTTCCCTTAACCCTTAGGGGTAAGGAGGGTCAAAGGGCTCAGGAAGTAAAAGAGTTTGTAAGAAAACTTAGGGAATACCTAAAGGATTCTGTGCAGATAGTCCTGTGGGATGAAAGGTTTACCACTAAGGAAGCTTACTCGTACATAGCTCAGCTTCCTTCAAAGAAGAGAAAAGAGATAAAGGACGCCATGGCTGCTTATGTCATACTCAAAGAGTACCTTGGTTTAGATGGATGA
- a CDS encoding Hsp20/alpha crystallin family protein, producing MKRGMMLWSPFAELERIRKEFDRLLEEFLPARAEEVEVRFMPAVEVYETDGELVVKAEVPGVKKEDIEVVVKDNTLYIRGEKKEEKEEKTQTVHRIERVYGKFERAIPLPTEVNLEGVKAEYKDGVIEIRFPKAQSAKETKIELK from the coding sequence ATGAAGAGAGGAATGATGCTTTGGAGTCCCTTTGCAGAGCTGGAGCGTATAAGAAAGGAGTTTGATAGGTTGTTGGAAGAGTTTCTACCAGCCAGGGCTGAGGAAGTAGAAGTACGTTTTATGCCAGCTGTTGAAGTCTATGAAACGGACGGAGAGCTTGTAGTAAAGGCAGAGGTACCGGGTGTAAAGAAGGAGGACATAGAGGTAGTTGTCAAGGATAACACCCTCTACATAAGGGGTGAGAAGAAGGAAGAGAAAGAGGAGAAGACTCAAACTGTCCACAGGATAGAAAGGGTGTACGGAAAGTTTGAAAGAGCCATACCTCTACCTACAGAAGTTAACCTTGAGGGTGTGAAGGCAGAATACAAGGACGGAGTCATAGAAATAAGGTTCCCAAAGGCTCAAAGTGCAAAAGAGACAAAGATAGAGCTCAAGTAA
- a CDS encoding YgaP family membrane protein — protein MEKNMATWDRLVRIVLALVFLYLAVTHGGAYWILGIIGIVFLITSAIGFCPLYKVLGFRTG, from the coding sequence ATGGAAAAGAACATGGCCACTTGGGACAGGCTCGTTAGGATAGTTCTTGCACTTGTGTTTTTGTATCTAGCCGTTACTCACGGCGGTGCTTACTGGATACTGGGAATAATAGGGATAGTCTTTCTCATAACCTCAGCCATCGGCTTCTGTCCTCTATACAAGGTTCTTGGCTTTAGGACAGGTTGA
- the murA gene encoding UDP-N-acetylglucosamine 1-carboxyvinyltransferase, producing the protein MISTTSYTSEYFVVEGGKPLKGTVRVSGSKNATLPILMASLLTEEDCFLEDVPDLLDVKNAYELLKHLGARLEISGNSVLLNAKEVNSFTAPDSLVRRMRASILCMGPLLARFGRAYVSMPGGCAIGVRAIDQHLKVFEKGGARISVEHGYIKATVEKIRPVEYTFEVITVTGTENALMFLSMCERTSVLRNIALEPEVMDLVEVLKSMGVEIHIDDRTAIIKGSRELKGFHHRVIPDRIEAGTLLVGAFMTGGDVTLQNVRVDHMGSVLEKLKEAGALIDVISRDSIRIRSRGRIFPLEISTAEYPGFPTDMQAQFMAMLCLADGVSKIQENIFENRFQHVAELNRMGAKIEVHGRLAIVNGVKKLTGAEVFSTDLRASASLVLAGLVAEGTTIVRDVYHLDRGYERLEEKLNQLGACVKRERGEEGLT; encoded by the coding sequence ATGATAAGCACAACCTCATATACCTCTGAGTACTTCGTAGTAGAGGGTGGTAAGCCCTTAAAAGGAACAGTACGTGTATCTGGGTCCAAGAACGCTACCCTTCCCATACTGATGGCAAGCCTTCTCACCGAAGAAGACTGTTTCCTGGAGGATGTCCCAGACCTCCTTGACGTAAAAAACGCCTACGAACTTCTAAAACATCTGGGTGCAAGACTTGAAATCAGTGGAAACTCTGTCCTTCTAAACGCTAAGGAAGTGAACAGTTTTACAGCACCAGACTCCCTGGTACGCAGAATGAGAGCTTCCATCCTCTGCATGGGACCACTGCTAGCAAGGTTTGGAAGAGCTTACGTGTCCATGCCTGGTGGGTGTGCCATAGGTGTAAGGGCCATAGATCAGCACCTTAAGGTCTTTGAGAAGGGTGGGGCTAGAATAAGCGTAGAGCATGGCTACATAAAGGCTACAGTAGAGAAAATAAGGCCTGTAGAATACACCTTCGAAGTCATAACAGTTACAGGGACTGAGAACGCCCTTATGTTCCTAAGTATGTGTGAAAGGACGAGCGTACTTAGGAATATAGCCTTGGAACCAGAGGTAATGGATTTAGTAGAAGTTTTAAAGAGTATGGGAGTGGAAATTCACATAGATGACAGAACTGCCATAATAAAGGGATCAAGAGAACTAAAAGGTTTCCATCATAGGGTGATTCCAGACAGGATAGAAGCTGGTACATTGCTTGTAGGTGCCTTTATGACAGGAGGAGATGTTACCTTGCAGAACGTAAGGGTAGACCATATGGGAAGCGTTCTTGAAAAGCTCAAGGAAGCTGGTGCTCTAATAGACGTAATCTCTAGGGATAGTATTAGGATAAGGTCAAGAGGTAGGATATTCCCATTGGAGATATCAACGGCTGAGTACCCAGGGTTTCCGACGGATATGCAAGCCCAGTTTATGGCTATGTTGTGTCTAGCTGATGGTGTGTCAAAGATTCAAGAGAATATATTTGAAAACAGATTTCAACATGTGGCTGAGCTCAACCGTATGGGAGCTAAGATAGAGGTTCATGGCAGACTCGCAATAGTTAATGGCGTAAAGAAACTTACAGGTGCTGAGGTTTTCTCCACAGACCTTAGAGCTTCCGCATCTTTAGTACTGGCAGGCTTAGTAGCCGAGGGAACCACCATAGTTAGGGATGTGTATCACCTGGACAGGGGTTACGAAAGGCTTGAGGAAAAGCTGAATCAGCTAGGAGCTTGTGTAAAAAGGGAAAGGGGGGAAGAGGGGCTTACTTGA
- the hemA gene encoding glutamyl-tRNA reductase: protein MKSIFVWGLNFKTAPVEERELLACTDKDLEHLLPKLKVLSEDLEFFLLSTCNRVEIYAYGTEEQLKSTVDTFLSFKGIHNKHKLKAFLKEGKEAVAHILRVASSLDSMVVGETQITSQFKQAFFMAKAFGTTGKILNRLFDFAMRTAKRVRTETGISKSAVSVSWVAVELSRKIFGNLHGIKVLLVGAGEMAELSAGYLKKLKADVYITNRTYSKAVELAQRLGGHALQFESFKDHLHEFDVLIFSTASKEYLLNPEDVKKAIKKRRYQPMFIIDISVPRNVNPEVNQVDEVFLYDIDDLKEIAQKNLFQRQKEKEKGEMIVWDEVEKFLRWLKLLDIEEQLKRLKESWREEEIRSPRVRRLIHRLMEEVKKNPEEAPKLLKIFMEEEADGNETRKLPYVHNRAYGA from the coding sequence ATGAAAAGCATATTCGTATGGGGGCTTAACTTCAAGACTGCTCCTGTGGAGGAGAGGGAGCTACTGGCGTGCACAGACAAAGACCTTGAACATCTACTACCAAAGCTAAAGGTTTTATCTGAAGATCTAGAGTTTTTCCTTCTTTCTACGTGTAACAGGGTTGAGATCTATGCGTACGGCACAGAAGAGCAGCTAAAAAGCACCGTGGATACCTTCTTGAGCTTTAAAGGAATACACAACAAACATAAGCTTAAAGCCTTTTTAAAAGAAGGAAAGGAAGCCGTAGCTCACATACTAAGGGTAGCCTCAAGTCTAGATTCAATGGTAGTGGGTGAGACCCAGATAACTTCACAGTTTAAGCAGGCTTTCTTTATGGCTAAAGCTTTCGGCACAACTGGGAAAATCCTCAACAGACTCTTTGACTTTGCCATGAGAACAGCCAAAAGGGTAAGGACCGAGACAGGTATAAGCAAGAGCGCCGTGTCAGTAAGCTGGGTAGCCGTAGAGTTGTCAAGGAAGATCTTTGGAAACCTACATGGCATAAAGGTGCTTTTGGTGGGTGCTGGAGAGATGGCTGAACTCTCAGCAGGATACCTGAAAAAGCTAAAGGCCGACGTATACATAACTAACAGGACCTATTCAAAGGCTGTGGAGCTTGCCCAGAGATTAGGTGGGCATGCGCTTCAGTTTGAGAGCTTCAAAGATCATCTGCACGAGTTTGACGTGCTTATTTTCTCTACAGCATCTAAAGAGTACCTCCTTAACCCCGAGGATGTAAAGAAAGCCATAAAGAAGAGAAGATACCAACCCATGTTTATTATTGACATATCTGTACCTAGAAACGTAAACCCCGAAGTAAACCAGGTGGACGAGGTGTTCCTTTATGACATAGATGACCTTAAGGAGATAGCTCAGAAGAACCTTTTCCAAAGGCAGAAAGAAAAGGAAAAAGGCGAAATGATAGTATGGGATGAAGTAGAAAAGTTCTTAAGATGGTTAAAACTCTTGGATATAGAAGAACAGCTCAAAAGGTTAAAAGAGAGTTGGAGGGAAGAGGAAATAAGAAGTCCAAGAGTAAGGAGGCTCATACACAGGCTTATGGAAGAGGTAAAGAAAAACCCCGAAGAAGCCCCTAAGTTGCTTAAAATATTCATGGAGGAGGAAGCAGATGGAAACGAGACACGAAAACTACCCTATGTCCATAACAGAGCTTATGGAGCTTGA
- the lpxC gene encoding UDP-3-O-acyl-N-acetylglucosamine deacetylase, which translates to MEKQATIREDITFEGIGLHTGQSCKIVLHPAKENTGIVFYKKGTYIPANYKHVVNTDHSTDLGKDGQIVKTVEHLMAVLYMLGIDNLIIEVQKGTEIPAYDGSGYHFYKELKSKVLYLPEYKDYLVIDRPLETLNCQAKIVAEPYEDLLVIYSGYVKGFIESSQVVYRGDARQVVFARTFCYDYEVEHLRRKGLAKGGSLKNAVVLGEGFVYNKEGLRSKDEPIRHKLLDLLGDLSLLGKRIRGKVVSYGGGHSLNVAFVKNLVDLYLL; encoded by the coding sequence ATGGAAAAACAGGCCACCATTAGGGAGGACATCACCTTTGAAGGTATAGGGCTCCATACTGGGCAGAGCTGCAAAATAGTTTTGCATCCAGCAAAAGAAAACACAGGAATAGTCTTCTACAAAAAGGGAACTTACATACCTGCAAATTACAAGCATGTGGTAAATACAGACCACTCTACAGACTTAGGGAAGGATGGACAGATAGTGAAAACCGTTGAACATCTTATGGCTGTGTTGTATATGTTAGGTATAGACAATCTTATCATAGAAGTTCAGAAGGGTACTGAGATTCCGGCGTACGACGGAAGTGGATATCACTTCTACAAAGAGTTAAAATCCAAAGTTTTATACCTTCCAGAATATAAAGACTATCTGGTCATAGATAGACCTTTGGAAACACTAAACTGCCAAGCTAAGATAGTAGCAGAACCTTATGAAGACCTATTGGTTATTTACTCAGGTTATGTAAAAGGTTTTATAGAAAGTTCACAGGTAGTATACAGAGGTGATGCAAGACAAGTAGTCTTTGCTAGGACCTTTTGCTACGACTATGAAGTGGAGCATCTCCGAAGGAAAGGCTTGGCTAAGGGTGGAAGCCTAAAAAACGCAGTGGTGTTAGGAGAGGGTTTTGTCTACAACAAGGAAGGTCTTAGGTCTAAGGATGAACCAATAAGGCATAAACTTCTTGACTTACTCGGAGATCTTTCCTTGCTCGGCAAGAGGATAAGAGGGAAGGTCGTCTCTTACGGTGGTGGACATTCACTAAACGTCGCCTTTGTGAAGAATCTAGTAGATCTCTACCTTCTGTAG
- a CDS encoding ATPase, T2SS/T4P/T4SS family — translation MNYAPQILNYLRSSEGIREIYIAPKSVPVEKKEDKFVKIMDVIFTPDDVRDTLIALKSYAYYSGSSLGREGTFSFGLQGIGRFRVSYLTQRGSYLICIVKTPYEIPKLENLLTNVKALQPIEDLVNLRSSGIVVVTGQTPVAVSTFVYSYLQHVAQNYYRIIYIIEKPISFLLRHERSIVVQVEAGVDVETFEEALRNAFLIDPDIVYIGYREFISEKDAKNVLRLVDTDTVVFIHAPYLEKDHFLKEFPYLKKHIKYYVVVEKDKDGMLEVKL, via the coding sequence ATGAACTATGCACCGCAGATACTCAATTACCTTAGAAGCTCCGAAGGTATAAGGGAGATATACATAGCTCCAAAGTCTGTACCTGTAGAAAAGAAGGAAGATAAGTTTGTAAAGATAATGGATGTTATCTTTACTCCAGATGATGTAAGAGATACTCTTATAGCCCTCAAAAGTTATGCTTACTATTCGGGTAGTTCTCTTGGGAGAGAAGGAACCTTTTCCTTTGGCCTGCAGGGCATAGGGAGGTTTAGAGTCTCTTACTTAACACAAAGAGGAAGTTACCTTATCTGCATAGTAAAAACTCCGTATGAAATACCAAAACTTGAAAACCTTCTGACGAACGTAAAAGCCCTCCAACCCATAGAAGATCTTGTAAACCTTAGGAGCTCTGGTATAGTGGTAGTAACTGGTCAAACACCCGTAGCCGTATCCACTTTTGTTTACTCTTACCTACAGCATGTAGCCCAAAACTATTATAGGATCATATACATAATAGAAAAACCTATAAGCTTCCTGTTAAGACATGAAAGATCCATAGTCGTCCAAGTCGAGGCAGGTGTGGACGTGGAAACCTTTGAAGAAGCATTAAGGAATGCCTTTTTGATAGATCCTGATATTGTATACATAGGTTATAGGGAGTTCATATCAGAGAAGGATGCAAAGAACGTACTAAGGTTGGTAGATACGGATACTGTCGTGTTCATACACGCTCCATACTTGGAAAAGGACCACTTTCTTAAGGAGTTTCCATACCTTAAAAAACACATAAAGTATTATGTGGTAGTAGAAAAAGATAAAGATGGTATGTTAGAAGTAAAGCTCTAG
- a CDS encoding cupin domain-containing protein, which translates to MAQILSPNVNFSPLIPQKELLAKGDKVRVICFYLEPGQKINLHTSPYHVITVVLEGKGVFFAGSEENGIRLEKGQALQYEPNEPHGFFAEERLVVMAFICQ; encoded by the coding sequence ATGGCTCAGATCCTATCACCAAATGTAAACTTCTCACCTCTCATTCCGCAGAAGGAGCTTCTGGCAAAAGGCGATAAAGTGAGAGTAATATGCTTTTACCTCGAGCCGGGGCAGAAGATAAACCTGCACACATCTCCTTACCACGTGATAACCGTAGTGTTGGAAGGGAAAGGTGTGTTTTTTGCTGGCTCAGAAGAAAACGGAATAAGGCTAGAAAAGGGTCAGGCTCTGCAGTACGAGCCTAACGAACCACACGGATTCTTTGCAGAAGAAAGACTTGTGGTGATGGCCTTCATATGTCAGTGA
- a CDS encoding aldehyde dehydrogenase family protein — translation MQVKPFLLGGRWVESNETIDVIYPYTGELIAKVSRATPEHVNEAIELAKEGYKEWSSYTPYEKYKVLMKAAELLQDRAEEFAKSLVLEVGKTIREARVEVQRAIQTLIFSAEETKRIGGEVIPIDAHPNGKGKVGFYIREPVGIVSAITPFNFPLNLSMHKVAPALAAGNAVILKPSERTPITPLMMAELFLEAGLPPKALSVLPGYGDVGKAMTEHPDVRVVSFTGSRKIGEIITRQAGIKKVVLELGSNSALVLHKDGDLKKAVQKTIAGGYAIAGQVCISIQRVLVHEELFDTFLAKLEEEVSKLKVGDPMLEETDVGPMISVSEVERIQSWIDESLEKGAKLVTGGVSCGDKVSSVLTPTIVSLVPRDAKLWREEAFAPVVLVNPYSTVEECIQMVNDSVYGLQVGVFTNDLKVAWEFIRKVKAGGVLINEGPNFRVDHMPYGGVKESGIGREGPRFAIEDYTEIKMVIFDLT, via the coding sequence ATGCAAGTCAAGCCCTTTTTGCTAGGTGGAAGGTGGGTAGAGAGCAACGAAACTATTGACGTGATTTATCCTTACACAGGAGAGCTGATCGCTAAGGTAAGTAGAGCTACTCCCGAACATGTGAACGAGGCCATAGAGCTTGCTAAGGAGGGGTACAAAGAGTGGAGTTCTTACACTCCCTATGAAAAGTACAAGGTACTCATGAAGGCAGCTGAGCTTCTTCAGGATAGGGCAGAGGAGTTCGCAAAGAGCTTGGTACTTGAAGTAGGTAAGACCATAAGAGAGGCCCGTGTAGAGGTTCAGAGAGCAATCCAGACTCTTATCTTTTCCGCTGAGGAGACCAAAAGGATAGGTGGTGAAGTAATCCCCATAGATGCACATCCCAACGGTAAGGGTAAGGTAGGCTTCTACATAAGGGAGCCAGTGGGTATAGTATCCGCCATAACACCTTTTAACTTTCCTTTAAACCTCTCCATGCATAAGGTGGCTCCAGCTTTGGCAGCAGGAAACGCTGTCATCCTAAAGCCTTCCGAAAGGACGCCTATCACACCCCTTATGATGGCTGAGCTCTTCTTGGAGGCAGGCCTTCCGCCTAAGGCCCTTTCGGTACTCCCTGGGTATGGTGATGTAGGTAAAGCCATGACAGAACACCCTGACGTTAGGGTGGTTTCCTTCACAGGAAGTAGGAAGATTGGAGAGATAATAACCAGACAGGCTGGCATAAAGAAGGTGGTCCTTGAGCTTGGCTCCAATTCTGCCTTAGTTCTCCATAAGGATGGTGACCTAAAGAAGGCTGTCCAGAAGACCATAGCTGGTGGTTATGCCATAGCTGGACAAGTGTGCATATCCATACAGAGGGTTCTTGTTCACGAAGAGCTTTTTGATACCTTTTTGGCTAAACTTGAAGAAGAAGTATCCAAACTGAAAGTGGGTGATCCTATGCTAGAAGAAACGGACGTAGGGCCTATGATAAGCGTGAGCGAGGTGGAGAGAATCCAAAGCTGGATAGACGAGTCTCTTGAGAAAGGAGCAAAGCTCGTTACAGGTGGAGTATCCTGTGGTGATAAGGTTTCGTCCGTACTTACACCCACTATAGTCTCTTTAGTTCCACGTGATGCCAAGCTCTGGAGAGAGGAGGCCTTTGCTCCCGTAGTACTTGTAAATCCTTACAGTACAGTAGAGGAGTGCATACAGATGGTGAACGACAGCGTGTACGGTTTGCAAGTAGGTGTCTTTACAAACGATCTAAAGGTAGCTTGGGAGTTTATAAGAAAAGTGAAGGCTGGTGGTGTACTCATAAATGAAGGTCCTAACTTTAGGGTGGACCATATGCCTTATGGAGGTGTGAAGGAATCAGGTATAGGTAGAGAAGGACCTCGCTTCGCCATAGAGGATTACACAGAAATAAAGATGGTCATCTTTGACTTGACGTGA
- the mltG gene encoding endolytic transglycosylase MltG produces the protein MRIKLLIVLSILSFWGILYQFMPVRVYKKTVEIPYGESSLDTAIRLYREGIIRSPFSFLTIHALFRGKLEAGEYEFDGIVFPWDAYRKIRYGLRKLYKITVPEGYDLYDIAKLLEEKKICSSKDFLEYALSPKTVKKYGLATYSMEGFLFPDTYFFSKNTHPSHIVDVMFKNFMKKTAQLRQELPKKGLTLEKWVIIASMIEKETALPSEKPLVAAVIYNRIKENMKLQIDPTVIYALKRRGMWEGILTKKDLNFEDPYNTYVYYGLPPTPICNPGLDSLKAALYPANVPYLYFVADGTGKHSFSVDYQDHLRKVRLYRR, from the coding sequence ATGAGGATAAAGCTACTAATAGTCCTTTCTATACTGTCATTTTGGGGAATCCTTTACCAGTTTATGCCCGTCAGGGTGTATAAAAAGACTGTGGAGATACCTTACGGTGAGAGCAGCTTGGATACAGCTATACGCCTCTATAGGGAGGGCATAATAAGAAGCCCCTTTTCTTTTCTAACTATACATGCACTTTTTAGAGGTAAGCTTGAGGCTGGTGAGTACGAGTTTGATGGCATAGTCTTTCCGTGGGATGCCTACAGGAAGATAAGGTACGGCCTTAGAAAGCTTTACAAGATCACCGTTCCAGAAGGGTATGATCTTTATGACATAGCTAAGCTATTGGAGGAAAAAAAGATATGCTCTTCTAAAGACTTCTTGGAGTACGCTCTTTCTCCAAAGACTGTTAAAAAGTATGGCCTTGCAACCTACAGCATGGAAGGCTTTTTATTCCCAGACACATACTTCTTCTCAAAGAACACCCACCCTTCGCATATAGTAGACGTGATGTTTAAAAACTTCATGAAAAAAACAGCTCAACTCCGTCAGGAGTTACCCAAGAAAGGACTAACCTTAGAAAAATGGGTCATAATAGCTTCCATGATAGAGAAAGAAACAGCATTGCCTTCAGAAAAACCTCTTGTGGCAGCAGTCATATACAACCGAATTAAAGAGAACATGAAACTCCAAATAGACCCCACAGTTATATACGCTCTGAAGAGAAGAGGTATGTGGGAGGGTATCCTGACCAAAAAAGACCTTAACTTTGAAGATCCTTACAACACTTATGTATACTACGGGCTTCCACCCACACCCATATGCAATCCAGGGCTGGATTCATTAAAGGCAGCCCTCTATCCAGCAAATGTACCCTATCTTTACTTTGTGGCAGATGGTACAGGAAAACACTCCTTCAGCGTTGACTACCAGGATCACCTAAGGAAGGTAAGGCTCTACAGAAGGTAG
- a CDS encoding Lrp/AsnC family transcriptional regulator produces the protein METRHENYPMSITELMELESEYSVKAYILIKADPREIPSIMLALSTFEGVRTADVVTGPYDIIVFAEVKNQDELGRLVINKIHSLEGVKEALTCVVVRI, from the coding sequence ATGGAAACGAGACACGAAAACTACCCTATGTCCATAACAGAGCTTATGGAGCTTGAATCAGAATACTCCGTAAAGGCGTACATACTTATAAAGGCAGACCCAAGGGAAATACCCTCAATAATGCTGGCCCTTTCCACCTTTGAAGGTGTAAGAACAGCAGACGTAGTCACTGGTCCTTATGACATAATAGTCTTCGCAGAAGTTAAAAACCAGGATGAACTAGGCAGGCTTGTTATAAACAAGATACACTCTTTGGAAGGTGTGAAAGAAGCTCTCACCTGCGTGGTAGTCAGGATATGA